The region AGAGACAACATTTTTGCAACCTTTGGCTTGGCTTTTGACTCGATCGATGCCTCATCATTCTCTGGTTGCTCGGGCTGCGGCTCTCCAGCCTTGTTGAGGGGTGAGTAGTCTTCTAAGAGTGTATCAAACAGCACAATACGTTTGTTCTTGAAAAACCCATAAAAGTAAGCGTTGCTGTGAGACGAGCGCTTGGAACCTGGAATTAAGGAAAACAAACCAAACGATGAGTCAGTAAAGTAtttccaaacaaaaaaaagaaaaaaaaggacagaacAACACATTTAGGGACTTACCTTCAACTACATAAATTTTAGTGAGAGGGAAGCTTATACTTTTGGACATAGCCTCAATAGCTGTCTTTAACTCTCCGTCAGGCAATGGGGTGAACTTGTCAAATAAAGGAGCAATGTAATCAGCATAGATGGTTACAAGTACCTTagaaaacagagtaaaatatgAAAGAGCAATCAGTTAATTGTATCAAACAAACGTCAATAATAATGAGTAAAACCATGCATTTTTCAGAGAAGAGAGCACTAACCAGAGACACAGCCAGGGTGAACAGCCAAGCATAGATGAAGAAATAGTCTCCACCGATCTTAATAATGTACAGGAGCAGTGAAGTCACAGGCAGCAGGATACACTGGGTCACAACAAACTTCTTTACAGCATCCTTTAGGTAGAACCCCAACGTCTAACAGGAAGATGAGACATTCATATGAATGCAATGGTGGATGATGGTGTGGTATCCAAAAAAATGATCTATTGCAACAGATTGGAGCCACCACCGCGAGCGTGAGTGCAGTCAAGCTAGAATACCTGCTGATTAAAGCCGTGCTTCTCCTCAATGACAAATGTGTTGTACAAATTCCAAGGAAGTCCCGTTATGGCACTGAAGAGGGTGGCAAGGGTCAAAAACACCAGGGACTGGGTGATCTCGTACTCTGGACTGAATCCGGCGCGAACCATCACAGAACCAGCGACATCCCATAGAAAGGGGATTCCGCCCAGAAGCAGGATCAGCTGTAAGGTTTTAATACGTGTCATTAACCcaaggagtgacagacagagcTGAACTGAATATTTGTGAATTAAGTTGTTTAaatcaaggtttttttttcttctttttcatttaatgCACTCGTTGCCTTACCGTGCCTTCAGTTTCAGAATAAAGCCCCGACCAAAAGCCAAAGTTGCTTTTATCCAGCTGATAAAGGCGGGACTTCTCAAAAGTTTCAGCATCCATGATCTTTCCCAGTTCCTGTGGCACATGTGTTGTTGACCTGTATATCCTCCTCTGCACAGCAGAAAGAGATGAGGACACTGTTAAACTGTAGTTAAATAAAAGGAACCAAGAATACATATTTTAGATACACTTCAGTAAACCTATTTCA is a window of Cololabis saira isolate AMF1-May2022 chromosome 16, fColSai1.1, whole genome shotgun sequence DNA encoding:
- the zmpste24 gene encoding CAAX prenyl protease 1 homolog, encoding MLELPVEKQIFYAVLGFSWTVYLWEAYLSYRQRRIYRSTTHVPQELGKIMDAETFEKSRLYQLDKSNFGFWSGLYSETEGTLILLLGGIPFLWDVAGSVMVRAGFSPEYEITQSLVFLTLATLFSAITGLPWNLYNTFVIEEKHGFNQQTLGFYLKDAVKKFVVTQCILLPVTSLLLYIIKIGGDYFFIYAWLFTLAVSLVLVTIYADYIAPLFDKFTPLPDGELKTAIEAMSKSISFPLTKIYVVEGSKRSSHSNAYFYGFFKNKRIVLFDTLLEDYSPLNKAGEPQPEQPENDEASIESKAKPKNKKQGCNNPEILAVLGHELGHWKLGHTVKNIVISQMNSFLCFSLFAVLIGRKELFVAFGFNESQPTLIGLMIIFQFIFSPYNELLSFCLTVLSRRFEFQADAFARAMGKASELYSALIKLNKDNLGFPVADWLFSMWHYSHPPLLERLRALGNVKQD